ttggtgtacccACTAGTGTTACACGTAGCACAGTTTTTAATCACTGCCATAATGTTTTGAGCTGAGAATTTATACATGTAAAGAACTAAGTCTGACAATAAAATCTGATGGCGAAATAaggtttgataatttacacatgTAAAGCATTGCGGCAAAATAAGGTTAGGCCATTGACCTCTAGTCTGAATTATGTTTTTGTCAGTAAAATTATAACACTCAACTGTAAAACCTAGTTTAATGACAGATAGAGTATGACTatgaagattagattagattagattagattagatagtactttatttattccgtcaggagagttccttcaggaaaattacaattttcagcacaatcccattcaagatcagacaaacattacagggagacagaacaggatcgctgacgggtctgccggcttccagcgccccttacaaaaaagattacatacaggtaaacaagggggggaagaatagaagattaaaataaaatgaaaaaaatcggtcttagcctgggccctggagtgggggtgcagactgaggcgaagggaaaaaataacaacaactcatagccatagtacacatacctcttacatgtgtgtaagagggaaacatcaaacatcaaagaacacagaggacattaaagacattaaagcagcagatacaaccagacacttctacatacagctatggataaaaagtaaaataaacatatacactgtggtggcctctgcggtgttccacgccattgtccgctggggaggagggagcatggccagagacagaagcagacccaacaaagcaaccaagacagccgactccactctcggccagtgtccagtccgcatggatgagcgaggatacgtccaaagtgactgaggtgtccgacacctgctcacccagtcgagacaccgcgaagcctctccgtcccagcgctcagtgctagctccgcagccctgccccctcatccgcatctcctccagtccctccaaacagactctggtgtggcagacacccagcagctggtctccatggccaaaaggctcccgggaggcagatccagaagtccacaaaaaaagccccacagaggtcacgaaagtgccaccccttgtcacacagtcccaaagggtcccggaccaaaatgcaaaaaaatataataccacatgaaaacaagagggaaacacaaaaggatgacacaagagcacagagctcctgcctacagcagccactacagcagcgccatcttggaaaaaaaaaaagcaacactaACCTGTATAATCTGGTCTGTAGATTGTAGGTGTGGACCCAGAAGGTTCTTGCCTCGCTGAGCCAGAGGAACTGAACAAGACGGACAAGACCCAGTATGAGGTGGAGGGCATCGGCTATGACTTTATCCCCACGGTGCTTGACAGATCAGTGAGTTCCACCACGCTTTTCTTCTTATCTTCTCCCTTGCTGGCTTCATTCATGGAAGCAACTTTGATCTTGTCAGGTTGTTGATACTTGGTATAAGTCCAACGACGAGGAGTCCTTCAACATGTCTCGTATGCTAATCCGGGACGAGGGCCTTCTGTGTGGTAAGTGCGTGCAGCTCCCAAGCGAAACCATAATCGGTGCTTGGAAGTACCAATAAATGTAATCTTATCTTGGCAGTGAAATTATTGTCTGTTAAACAGGAGGGAGCTCTGGCACCGCAATGGCAGCCGCTGTAAACGTTGCCAAAGAGTTGAAGGAAGGCCAGCGCTGTGTTGTCCTCCTGCCAGACTCGGTCCGAAATTACATGTAAGAGTTCAGCCCACACCCCTAACGGGTGGTAAAGTGTCTTTTGTGATTACCGGGAAATCTTTTGTATGTTCGTACTGTCATGTATCTGATAATGAAGGAACATAATGTTAGGTTTGTGTTATAAATATTTGGCCCGCAGTTGTTGTCAACTCAATTATAATTTTTTCTGCTAGGTCCAAATTCCTGAGTGACAAATGGATGGTACAGAAGGGCTTCCTGAGCGAGGAGGACCTCTTGGTGAAAAAACCCTGGTATGGAGAATGTCACCGTttcattatgaattatattttctGGAAATCAGATTTTTCACACtgttgaatttggattaatcatgattattcacgGATGgtacttagtgtgtgaatgtgagtgtgaatgttgtctgtctatctgtgttggccctgcgatgaggagtcgacttgtccagggtgtaccccgccttccgcccgattgtagctgagataggcgccagcgaccccgaaaggttataagcggtaggaaatggatggatggatggtacaaaAGCCTAGCTTAACTTATTTGTGGTACTTTTGCTGACAACATACtctcagccagcgtttgttgtCCACTGCCCGTTGTTTGGTAGCCTGCAGGTTcctcaaaaacatgttttgtttatagatgccatttttttttttttttttttttttattgagtcaTGTATATCGGGTAAAAAAAAGAAGCAGATTTCCTTTGTTCCTTCTGCAAATAATGTTAGACAAGACACGTTGTCTCACTTAAGCCACAGCTTCATGTTATGATAATGAACACATGAGTGATAACCCGTCACAAGGATAGTGAATATTTAAAGGGGAGGCAAAAATTCTCCTTGTCGAGGGTCAAGTCAGTGCTTGTTTGCTATTGTTTCTTCCAAAATAGTATTTAATGTGTGGTGACTTACATGGTGGCAGTGCGGGGCACGCACAAAAACTAAATTGTCCAAGGCCGAAGAATTGCGTCATCGCAGGAACAGACTTCTTATTTACAAGCTACTATGGATTAGACTCGGTGCTGCTTAGCCAACTTTCCATAGCCACCTCTGGCTGGGTCGTAGTCCTGCCTGTATTCGTCTCTCACCTGTCCTCCAGACTTGCCACGACCATACTGTCGTCCTTCCTTAAAGCCAATGTCCCAGTCTGTCCTGATCATACGGTCATCGAGTCGTGTGCCATTGATGAAGCGCATAGCATGTTCTGCATCTGCCCTTGTGTAGTATTCGACAAAGCAAAAGCCGCAGGCCGTCTTCTTTACCTTATCCAGACCGATGATGATGCGCTTCACGTCTCCACTTTTAGAGAAGAGCTCATGTACCTGCTCCTCTGCGGTGTAGAAGGAAAGGTTCCCAACATACAAAGTATGACTCAATTCCAGGAGCTTCTCCTGTTCATGGCACATACCCTTGAAATGTTGGTCTCTGTAGTTGCTGAAATCGATGTAAGAATCACTATTTAGGGCATTTAGTTTCACAGACATGGTGGATTAAAAATAAAAGAGCACAAATGTTGTTCTAGTTCTTTCCTTGGCGTCTATGGTAAAGAGGTCCGTAGGACAACAAGGCCTATAGATGCCATTTTAAACTTATGATGCGGTAATATATGCAAATTACCTTGCTTTTTTCTAAAGTGCTGTCAGGGGTGGATTTTGaagtgattatttgcaacagTCAGCGTCGCCTCACTTATTTATGCAAATAGAACCATAGGGATGTACATCTCTTGTGTTGGACGATTCGATACACATCTCGATGCATGGGTTACGatgcgattcaaaaacgatttatttatatataaaaaaaagaacgATTCGATGCGAttcgatttagtgtatgaacgattcattAAGATTCTATGCGGTGTATGATTCATTAAATTTAATTCGGCGtagcgcagtggaaaagtggccgtgcacaacccgggggtccctggttcaatctccacctagtaccaacctcgtcacgtccgttgtgtcctgagcaagacacttcacccttgctcctgatgggtgctggttagcgccttgcatggcagctccctccatcagtgtgtgaatgtgtgtgaatgggtaaatgtggaagcagtgtcaaagcgctttgagtaccttgaaggtagaaaagcgctatacaagtacaacccatttatcgtttatttattaacatttattgatggacacatttttttttacaccacaaAAGCACACCTTCCTGTGCATACACTCCTCACGTTGGAGGATAAATAGTTAGGCCCTTGGCACCAAGCGCTCAGACTAGATCTGTCCaagctaagtctatgagcattaaCCGATaaactactcggatgagaggccaaACGTCTTCTAAGATAACTGATCAGTTGAATGCCATGAGAATACCAATAACCTAATGAATGAAAACAGCCATTGGCACATTCTtcttcaaatataaaaaaaaagcacataTTATGAATGTGAGATGCTTccagtatttttttaaacacaccaTATATCCCCAAAGATGTTGGATAAAGTAAAAAGGCACaaacacttccatccatccattttctactgcttattcccttttggggtggcggggggcgctggcgcctatctcagctacaatcgggcggaaggcggggtacaccctggacaagtcgccacctcatcgcagggcacaaaCACTTGTCACATGTATTTCTTTTCCAAGAGTCATGTCAAGTCAGTGTCGCCACAGACGCCTACAGGTTCTAGCCAATGGCTTAACTGAAGGCGGGACTTGCGGGACAAGGATGGGAAGCAAGTGACGTGTGTTGTATAGTTAAAAGGGGAAAGGAAAGTTGTCGGAAAAAAGCGCGAGACACGGAAATGTAGCCCTCTGTACGAGAACGTTGCATTTTGTGAAACAAAGAAAGACAAACTGGTAATCTGTCTGTTCCGCTACTACTTGGAATGTTACAATATTGATGGACCGCACTGCATGGAGATGGTCCGCAGGTTTTTGACGTTACTTATCTTGTGGGTAATAATTTGGCGGATGGCCGTGACTCTCGCGTTGTTTTAAAGATTAACTGTCCACTGATTGCTAGTCTCGCATGGCACCCGGTCCTTGTATTCTCGTCTCTCTAGTTACATACTATAagtctgtgtttttcaaccactgcggccgtgaaatacagtctggtgtgccgtgggagattatgtaatttcacttaattgggttaaaatatattttttgcaaaccagtgattataatccgcaaatgtgccgttgttgagtgtctgtgctctCTAGAGCTCAGAAGAGTAActgttaggggtgtgggaaaaaatttatTCGAATTTGAttcgcaattctcacgttgtgcgattcagaatcgattctcattttttttaaaaatcgattttttatttttttatttttttatcaatccaacaaaacaatacacaacaataccataacaatgcaatccaattccaaaaccaaacttgacccagcaacactcaaaactgcaataaacagagcaattgagagaagacacaaacacgacacagaacaaaccaaaagtagtgaaacaaaaatgaatattatcaacaacagtattaatattagttataatttcagcatagcagtgattaaaaagccctcattgacattatcattagacatttataaaaataaaaaaaagaacaatagtgtcacagtggcttacacttgcatcgcatctcataagtttgacaacacactgtgtccaatatcttcacaaagataaaataagtcatatttttggttcgtttaatagttaaaacaaatttacatttttgcaatcagttgatgaaacattgtcctttacaattataaaagctttttacaaaaatctactactctgcttgcatgtcagcagactggggtagatcctgctgaaatcctatgtattgaatgaacagagaatccttttaaaaataaactgaaggtgagtgccgctaagaaaaggcattgaagcaaaacgaaactaaaactggactggctgcaaagtaaacaaaaaaggaTGTTgggcgacagcaaagacttacaagcACGTAGAGCAGattgcgtccacaaagtacatccgtacatgaaatgacaatctacaatgtccccacaaagaaggattgcgcctgcacaatttaaatagtcttgattgcgaaaacaaagtcggtgcggggaatagcattcaaagaagacatgaaactgctacaggaaaataccagcaaaataggagcggaagacaagaactaaacactacacataggaaaacaccaaaaaactcaaaataagttacggcgtgatgtgacaggtcgtgacagtacacttactttgagacaagagctatagtgatgcatagttggttatggtttggattcatatccaacaattgcgagaacgacttttatttgtcaatattggctgctgagttaaatttttttatgttttctgctggtagagtgcctcagaattttttcaattaaaaaaatgtgccttgggtcagaaaaggttgaaaaacactgctataaaTAACATAGCAAAAAAA
Above is a genomic segment from Nerophis ophidion isolate RoL-2023_Sa linkage group LG27, RoL_Noph_v1.0, whole genome shotgun sequence containing:
- the LOC133544430 gene encoding nuclear cap-binding protein subunit 2-like; the encoded protein is MSVKLNALNSDSYIDFSNYRDQHFKGMCHEQEKLLELSHTLYVGNLSFYTAEEQVHELFSKSGDVKRIIIGLDKVKKTACGFCFVEYYTRADAEHAMRFINGTRLDDRMIRTDWDIGFKEGRQYGRGKSGGQVRDEYRQDYDPARGGYGKLAKQHRV